A DNA window from Paenibacillus antri contains the following coding sequences:
- a CDS encoding FMN-dependent NADH-azoreductase translates to MTNVLVVKANNRPDGVSTKMYERFIASAAENKELNVTTYDLYNEDLPYLGQDLFSAFGKLQNNGALTEAEGRLMAAKQKAMDAFAAADVLVFAFPLWNLTIPAVLHTFIDYVYAAGFTFKYNADGSMAQLQKHKKVVLLNARGGVYSTPEAAGMEMSVNYMRNVFGGVFGMEIIDEVVIEGHNANPGQAAAIIEEGLKKVAAVPANIARQLVR, encoded by the coding sequence ATGACAAACGTATTGGTCGTAAAAGCGAATAATCGTCCGGACGGCGTATCTACTAAAATGTACGAGAGATTTATCGCATCCGCAGCCGAAAACAAAGAGTTGAACGTTACCACATATGATTTGTACAACGAGGATCTACCGTATCTCGGACAAGATCTATTCAGCGCCTTCGGCAAATTGCAAAATAACGGAGCGTTAACGGAAGCGGAAGGACGTCTCATGGCCGCAAAACAAAAGGCGATGGACGCTTTCGCGGCGGCGGACGTGCTCGTCTTCGCTTTCCCGCTGTGGAACTTAACGATCCCGGCCGTGCTTCACACCTTCATCGACTACGTGTATGCCGCAGGCTTTACATTCAAATACAATGCGGACGGCTCGATGGCTCAGCTCCAGAAACACAAGAAAGTCGTGCTGTTGAACGCGCGCGGCGGCGTGTATTCGACTCCGGAAGCCGCGGGCATGGAGATGTCCGTCAACTATATGCGTAACGTCTTCGGCGGCGTGTTCGGGATGGAGATTATCGACGAAGTCGTGATCGAGGGCCATAACGCGAATCCGGGTCAGGCGGCGGCGATCATCGAAGAAGGATTGAAGAAAGTAGCGGCCGTGCCGGCGAACATCGCTCGCCAGCTCGTTCGATAA
- a CDS encoding AAC(3) family N-acetyltransferase, with product MHTKESLMKQLEQFGIDRKGTLLVHSSLKSMGPVEGGADAVLDAFEEYMKDGLLAFPTHTWSYINADNPRFDVDRSPSCVGILPELFRKRPGAVRSLHPTHSVAAIGRDAITFTGDDHRFDTPCARGSAWGKLLDRKATILLVGVDLRRNTFIHGVEEWLDIPGRLTDDHEPLYTVLPDGTEIAVPSRRHCGLRWSEHFWKVDQILEDAGAMRKGRLGEAVVRVCDAAATADVLTRMLKGNPDLFSNNDPLDL from the coding sequence ATCCATACGAAAGAGAGCTTGATGAAGCAATTGGAGCAATTCGGCATCGACCGCAAGGGGACGCTGCTGGTTCACTCTTCGCTGAAGAGCATGGGACCGGTCGAGGGAGGCGCGGACGCGGTGCTCGATGCATTCGAGGAGTATATGAAGGACGGACTATTGGCGTTTCCCACCCATACTTGGTCCTACATCAATGCGGACAATCCGAGGTTCGACGTCGACCGTTCCCCCTCCTGCGTCGGGATACTGCCCGAGCTGTTCAGGAAGCGGCCCGGCGCGGTGCGGTCGCTGCATCCTACGCATTCGGTGGCGGCTATAGGGCGGGACGCCATAACGTTTACGGGCGACGACCACCGGTTCGATACGCCGTGCGCGAGAGGCTCCGCCTGGGGAAAGCTGCTCGACCGGAAGGCGACCATCTTATTAGTCGGGGTAGACTTAAGGCGGAACACGTTCATCCACGGCGTGGAAGAGTGGCTGGACATTCCGGGCCGCTTGACGGACGACCATGAGCCGCTTTACACGGTATTGCCCGACGGCACGGAAATCGCGGTTCCTTCCCGCAGGCATTGCGGATTGCGGTGGTCGGAGCATTTTTGGAAAGTCGACCAGATTCTCGAGGATGCAGGCGCGATGCGGAAGGGGCGGCTCGGCGAAGCCGTCGTCAGAGTTTGCGATGCGGCGGCGACGGCGGACGTCTTAACGCGCATGTTGAAGGGCAACCCGGACTTGTTCTCGAATAACGACCCGCTAGATTTATAG